In Chitinivibrionales bacterium, the following proteins share a genomic window:
- the rsmB gene encoding 16S rRNA (cytosine(967)-C(5))-methyltransferase RsmB, giving the protein MNSRGIALRILQAWDKRPGILDNAIDRELSQSSLDHRDRRFVFELVNGVVRRRLTLDHVLGQFVQDPAVLQNQYIMRILEIGAYQILYMDRVPDHASVNESVNLTRLARRTMHSAGLVNATLRAMIKDRKRIKLPDPQKDLGQRLSVEFSHPKWMVLRWLSRLGLTKTKLLLSFNNERPDIFLRRKLHGLSRPQFETESKEFCDSAGGYLNLYYKLNRQVMPETLPLFKEGACTVQAPSSGWVVALLDITQNDRMLDVCSAPGGKSALAAELTGGSGAVVACELRKNRMNAAIETVRRLRLANVLPCLCDGVSLPFKSGAFSKVLLDAPCSGTGVLHRHPEGRWIKGESDIPRLAALQRKLLDASAAIVAKGGAMVYSTCSLEPEENEQVVEGFLKDHAEFALEKPPAAIPETFVDMKGYLRITPWEHRMDGMFGARLKKL; this is encoded by the coding sequence ATGAACTCCCGCGGCATAGCGCTCCGCATCCTCCAGGCTTGGGACAAAAGGCCGGGCATTCTCGACAACGCGATCGACCGCGAACTGTCACAGAGCTCCCTTGACCACCGCGACAGGCGCTTTGTGTTCGAACTGGTGAACGGCGTCGTGCGCCGCCGTCTCACGCTCGACCATGTGCTGGGCCAATTCGTGCAGGACCCGGCCGTGCTTCAAAACCAGTATATCATGCGCATTCTGGAAATCGGTGCGTACCAGATTTTATACATGGACCGCGTTCCGGACCACGCAAGCGTCAACGAGTCGGTGAACCTCACGCGGCTGGCAAGGCGCACCATGCACAGCGCGGGCCTGGTGAACGCCACGCTGCGCGCCATGATCAAGGACCGAAAGCGCATCAAACTGCCTGACCCGCAAAAAGACCTCGGGCAGCGGCTGTCCGTTGAATTTTCCCATCCCAAATGGATGGTCTTGCGCTGGCTTTCGAGGCTCGGCCTGACGAAAACAAAACTACTGCTGTCGTTCAACAACGAGAGACCCGACATCTTTTTACGCCGAAAACTCCACGGTCTCTCGAGGCCGCAGTTCGAAACAGAGTCAAAGGAATTTTGCGACAGCGCCGGCGGATACCTCAACCTCTATTACAAGCTCAACAGGCAGGTCATGCCCGAAACGCTCCCGCTTTTCAAGGAAGGCGCGTGCACGGTGCAGGCGCCGTCGTCCGGATGGGTGGTCGCCCTGCTTGACATTACGCAAAACGACCGGATGCTGGATGTGTGCAGCGCGCCGGGAGGAAAAAGCGCGCTTGCGGCCGAATTGACCGGCGGCAGCGGCGCGGTTGTCGCATGCGAATTGCGCAAGAACCGCATGAACGCGGCCATTGAAACGGTGCGGCGGCTCAGGCTTGCCAACGTGCTGCCGTGTTTGTGCGACGGCGTGTCTCTGCCGTTTAAATCCGGCGCATTTTCCAAAGTGCTGCTTGATGCGCCCTGCTCCGGCACCGGCGTTCTTCACCGGCATCCCGAAGGCAGGTGGATAAAAGGGGAGAGCGACATTCCGCGGCTGGCCGCGCTCCAGAGAAAACTTCTGGATGCGAGCGCCGCCATTGTCGCAAAAGGCGGGGCGATGGTGTATTCGACCTGCTCCCTGGAGCCCGAGGAAAACGAACAGGTGGTTGAAGGATTCTTGAAAGACCATGCCGAATTCGCGCTTGAAAAGCCGCCGGCCGCGATTCCGGAAACGTTTGTGGATATGAAGGGGTATTTGCGGATCACGCCGTGGGAGCATAGGATGGATGGTATGTTCGGGGCGAGGTTGAAGAAATTGTAG
- a CDS encoding BamA/TamA family outer membrane protein, whose product MNRFSATFIPPLAALLLVFLSVKADTVPEPPKDTIGPVPENDTIVSITINGNLITQSRILRMYLHLDSGAVFDSARTAAGQKQLMNTDLFSSVKVFNIRKKDGVYVYVLVKELLSVQPDYSFYYSKGVYGDTSDYWWKMRLGMSLYNFRGLFETLSIRGTFWTERGIGISWSKPFLPSPYGAGVTVDYNESPDLGEPRQRKVANGKVSFSRKLPADSRIYAAFGGSYNRIDSVPQNNLITSFSEATFVLGFTTDQRNRSFDPTSGWNFLSQAFTNAMYTQYLRYLQLYSDFRLYHQGFWQSNVMAYRLQALLRSNDAGPYRNLYMGGDGSVRGYPANYFGRSYEMNDYVILSAEYRFPLWTTPTFDAWFFSNLNDAFRNGVFGYINDMFRDFYFRVDGAVIGDAGHIWHDIRHPMGIRENGGGAGTGFRIIAPTVRRSLCFDIVWNVPGTSDPYHTPFYAVPSLYLYLDMYF is encoded by the coding sequence ATGAACCGTTTTTCAGCAACATTTATCCCGCCGCTTGCCGCGCTGCTGCTGGTTTTTCTGTCTGTCAAAGCGGACACGGTTCCCGAACCGCCCAAGGACACCATCGGTCCGGTGCCGGAAAACGACACCATCGTTTCCATCACCATCAACGGGAACCTCATCACCCAGTCGCGGATTCTCAGGATGTATCTCCACCTCGACAGCGGCGCCGTTTTCGATTCTGCCCGCACCGCCGCCGGCCAGAAGCAGCTCATGAACACCGATCTTTTCTCCAGCGTCAAGGTGTTCAATATCCGTAAGAAAGACGGCGTGTACGTATATGTGCTTGTAAAGGAACTTCTGTCCGTCCAGCCTGACTATTCCTTTTATTACAGCAAGGGCGTTTACGGCGACACGAGCGACTATTGGTGGAAGATGAGGCTCGGGATGTCGCTGTACAATTTCAGGGGACTGTTTGAGACCCTTTCGATTCGCGGAACGTTCTGGACCGAACGGGGCATCGGCATTTCGTGGAGCAAGCCGTTTCTGCCGTCCCCCTATGGCGCCGGGGTAACCGTTGACTACAACGAATCCCCGGACCTGGGTGAGCCGCGACAGCGGAAAGTGGCAAACGGAAAAGTGTCATTTTCACGTAAACTGCCCGCGGATTCGCGCATCTACGCCGCCTTCGGCGGGTCGTACAACCGGATAGACAGCGTTCCGCAAAACAATCTCATCACATCGTTTTCGGAGGCGACGTTTGTGTTGGGGTTCACCACCGACCAGCGGAACAGGTCGTTCGACCCCACGAGTGGCTGGAACTTCCTGTCGCAGGCCTTTACCAATGCGATGTACACGCAATATCTCAGATATCTGCAGCTGTACTCCGATTTCAGGCTGTATCACCAGGGCTTTTGGCAGAGCAATGTCATGGCATACCGGCTCCAGGCCCTGCTCCGCTCCAACGACGCGGGTCCATACCGGAACCTGTACATGGGCGGCGACGGCAGCGTGAGAGGGTACCCCGCGAATTATTTCGGCCGTTCCTACGAAATGAACGATTACGTTATTCTTTCCGCGGAGTACCGGTTTCCGCTCTGGACAACGCCCACCTTTGATGCCTGGTTTTTCTCGAATCTCAACGATGCCTTCAGGAACGGGGTTTTCGGATATATCAACGACATGTTCAGGGACTTTTATTTCCGCGTTGACGGCGCGGTCATCGGCGACGCCGGACACATCTGGCACGACATACGGCATCCCATGGGCATCCGCGAAAACGGCGGCGGCGCCGGGACCGGTTTCCGCATCATAGCGCCGACCGTCCGCCGCAGCCTCTGCTTCGACATCGTCTGGAACGTTCCGGGAACCAGCGATCCGTACCACACCCCGTTTTATGCGGTGCCGTCGCTGTATTTGTATCTGGACATGTATTTCTGA
- a CDS encoding PorV/PorQ family protein, whose protein sequence is MVRKILCAACCGLSLSAPVFSQYDMAGTTAFPFLNLDYDSRTIAMGGVSVAMPNDLYGITYNPAAAGYITKREAACGFRSIVDDVWGAPLGFAMPYLNLGVFSIHLVDVSFGSLKEQVENVDGTPLQTGVTWNSYAIVGGLSWSKIVWENLSIGGTLKGVHHYIGSSTSEHYSADAVAVQAGMQYRWLNSRVIAGLVLDNAGLMVAEYSDQTEDLKLPLSVSAGVSYSPVYVPSLRVGLDLQQPADGFLIYKLGAELAVYKKYLLVRAGYSFAEPDLEAQLKVLRGESNDNYQKSNWAGFSFGVGINAPIGISDVGIDAALQLRDDIDPAFSLSLLVGF, encoded by the coding sequence GTGGTAAGAAAAATCCTGTGTGCCGCATGCTGCGGCCTGTCTCTGTCCGCTCCTGTCTTTTCACAGTACGACATGGCCGGCACGACGGCATTTCCCTTCCTAAATCTTGATTACGACAGCCGCACCATTGCGATGGGCGGCGTGTCCGTTGCAATGCCGAATGATTTATACGGTATTACCTATAACCCCGCCGCAGCCGGCTATATCACCAAACGAGAGGCGGCGTGCGGATTCCGTTCCATTGTCGATGATGTCTGGGGCGCGCCGCTCGGGTTTGCCATGCCTTATTTAAATCTTGGGGTGTTCAGCATCCATCTCGTGGACGTGTCCTTCGGCTCGCTCAAGGAGCAAGTGGAAAACGTCGACGGCACCCCGCTCCAAACCGGCGTTACATGGAATTCGTATGCGATCGTGGGTGGGCTTTCATGGTCGAAAATCGTGTGGGAAAACCTGTCGATCGGCGGCACGCTCAAAGGAGTGCACCATTACATCGGGAGCAGCACCAGCGAGCATTACTCGGCCGACGCCGTTGCCGTGCAGGCGGGAATGCAGTACCGGTGGCTGAATTCGCGGGTGATTGCCGGACTCGTTCTCGACAACGCCGGCTTGATGGTCGCGGAATACTCTGACCAGACTGAAGACCTCAAGCTGCCGCTCTCGGTTTCGGCCGGGGTTTCCTACTCGCCGGTGTATGTCCCGAGCCTCAGGGTCGGCCTCGATCTGCAGCAGCCTGCCGACGGTTTTCTCATCTACAAGCTGGGCGCCGAGCTCGCGGTTTACAAAAAGTATCTGCTTGTCCGCGCCGGATACTCCTTTGCCGAGCCCGACCTCGAGGCGCAGCTCAAAGTGCTCAGGGGCGAGAGCAACGACAATTACCAGAAGTCAAATTGGGCAGGTTTTTCCTTCGGCGTCGGCATCAACGCGCCTATCGGCATTTCCGACGTGGGGATCGACGCCGCACTACAGCTGCGTGACGACATTGATCCAGCGTTTTCATTGAGTTTACTGGTAGGATTCTGA
- a CDS encoding STAS domain-containing protein — protein sequence MKYEIENKGPFKMIHIIGNIDSEENTKKLDDDIFNSIKAGHHHFVFNLEKTTYLDSAGISIFIHCLCDVQENKGSVYIIAKDNQVRKVLEMVGIDRLMKTFKSEEEFIKALKVSV from the coding sequence ATGAAGTACGAAATCGAAAACAAGGGCCCGTTCAAGATGATCCACATCATCGGCAACATCGACTCCGAGGAGAACACGAAAAAGCTTGACGACGACATCTTCAACAGCATCAAGGCCGGGCACCACCATTTTGTGTTCAACCTCGAGAAGACCACTTACCTCGACAGCGCGGGCATCAGCATCTTCATCCACTGCCTGTGCGACGTGCAGGAAAACAAGGGCTCGGTGTACATCATCGCCAAGGACAACCAGGTGCGAAAGGTGCTCGAGATGGTGGGCATCGACCGCCTGATGAAGACCTTCAAGTCTGAGGAGGAGTTCATCAAGGCACTTAAAGTAAGTGTCTGA
- the fmt gene encoding methionyl-tRNA formyltransferase has translation MRVVFMGSSEFGIPAIEEITKKGHSIAGIVSTPAREKGRGLALADSPVVEFARQKGLSPVFTPEKLSSDSFAEELKKTKADVFIVVAFRILPKTVFSIPPLGTYNIHASLLPRYRGPAPIQRAIAAGETETGVTIFRINQGVDTGEMVLLKKTTIADDETTPELSGRLSKLGAEALGEALELIKEGKTKFIVQDDSLACGAPKLLKSEGKISWDMAAPEIFNRIRAFKPFPGTFTFLDHLRIGIEWGIPVGTGAARAVEAGTVYEIGADGFDVQCGSGRLRVLRVKPEGKKSMPAADFVRGRGISQGTRFS, from the coding sequence GTGCGCGTTGTTTTCATGGGATCGTCCGAGTTCGGCATTCCGGCCATCGAAGAAATAACGAAAAAGGGTCATTCCATTGCCGGAATAGTGAGTACGCCTGCGCGCGAAAAGGGCCGTGGACTGGCGCTTGCGGATTCTCCGGTGGTTGAATTTGCCCGCCAAAAGGGACTGTCGCCCGTTTTTACTCCCGAAAAACTCTCATCAGACTCTTTTGCGGAGGAATTGAAAAAAACCAAGGCTGATGTTTTCATCGTCGTCGCATTTCGCATTCTCCCAAAAACCGTTTTCAGCATTCCGCCCCTCGGCACCTACAATATACACGCGTCGCTTCTCCCGCGATACCGGGGACCAGCGCCGATCCAGCGCGCCATTGCCGCGGGCGAAACAGAAACCGGCGTAACCATTTTCCGCATCAACCAGGGAGTGGACACCGGCGAAATGGTTCTCTTAAAAAAAACCACCATTGCGGATGATGAAACGACGCCGGAATTAAGCGGACGCCTCTCAAAGCTCGGGGCCGAGGCGCTTGGCGAAGCGCTGGAGCTTATCAAAGAGGGGAAAACGAAGTTCATCGTCCAGGATGATTCACTGGCATGCGGCGCGCCAAAACTATTGAAATCCGAGGGGAAGATTTCATGGGACATGGCCGCCCCAGAAATTTTCAACAGGATCAGGGCGTTCAAGCCGTTTCCCGGCACGTTCACGTTTCTCGATCACCTGCGCATCGGCATCGAGTGGGGAATTCCTGTCGGTACCGGCGCCGCGCGTGCCGTCGAAGCCGGCACGGTGTATGAGATCGGCGCCGACGGATTTGACGTGCAATGCGGATCGGGCAGACTCAGAGTGCTTAGGGTGAAACCCGAAGGAAAAAAATCCATGCCTGCCGCGGACTTTGTTCGCGGCAGGGGAATATCCCAGGGAACGAGGTTCTCATGA